AGGGGATCCCCGCTGATTATAAGCCTGTGCTAGTCTTGCTGTTTCTTTGTAGTAAGTCTATGAACGCTTCAACATTCGAACTTGTAATGTATCCAAGCGTTATATATTCATCTTCATAGTAAAATATTATTTTTTTGTCAAAGATTCTTCTCTTCGTTTCTATGGATAGAATTTTTTCATAATCAAATTCGGCAATGAATGTGTTTTTATATTGGCTAAAAAAGAGAAGTCTTTGATTAGTAGCAAGTAACATGCCAGGATACGGGACTTTATGCGTAATCATATAGCCAGTAAGTGAACATTTTAAAGTAGATAAAATCTTTTCTTCTTTATGTAATAGTTGTTTTGCAGCTGTTAAGATTGGATTCATTGCATACATTCCTTTTATTTTGATGTATGAATATTGTATCAAGAGTAAAAAGATTCTCAATATGTAATATTGCATATTGGCCGTTTTATAGTTTTAATATTATTTTTAAAAAGAAAAAGTACGAGGTGATTCAATGATACGGTTAGTAAAAGAGACTGATGCAGAAGCAATTATGAATATTAGAAAAGAAATTATATTATCGGAAACTACTACAAAATTTTTCATAGTATCCCCAAAGAAGTTACCGAATGATATGAATGCAGAAAGAGAAAAGATACGGAAAAGTAATGAGAAAGGTAATCTTTATATCGTGTATGAAGTAGATGGGAAGGTAGTTGGCTTTTTACTTTTCAACCGATATGAACTAGAACGGTTACAACACGCAGGCACAATGGGAATGGGGATTAAAGAGGCGTATTGTAATCAAGGCATCGGCACGAAATTAATTGAATTTCTTATTAGTTGGGCGAAAGGGCAGAAAGGTTTAGAGAAAATTTGTTTAGGTGTAGTTTCTGTTAATGATCGGGCAATTAAAGTGTACAAACGTATGGGCTTTGTAGAAGAAGGCAGACAACGAAAGCAAATTAAATATGAAGATGGATCATATGGAGATGACGTATTGATGGGGTTTTATATTGAATAAAGGATATATGGTATTAAGAAAAGGAATGTACATAACGTAAATTTCTAAAAGCAGTATATTGCCCCTGCATTAACAGACTTTTACCTATGTATAATATTAATATAGTAAAATCATAACAACCGATATTGCAGTTTCCAATAATATACTATATAATCAATTTAAGAAAACGTTTTCATGCAAAGGGGGAGAATTTCGTGTCGACTATAGAGGACGTGGCGAAATTAGCGGGGTTATCAAGGACAACGGTTTCTAGGGTGATTAATAATCATCCATATGTTTCAGATGAGAAGAAAAAAAGGGTTCAATTAGCAATGAAGCATTTAGGCTTCGTTCCTAATTCTGCGGCGAGAAGGCTTCGTAAACAAAAAACGGAAACAATTGCGGTGCTAGTTCCAAGGATTACAAATCCTTTCTTCAGTAGATTTATTGAAGCAATCGAGATTGCTGCTTCTGAACATAAATATAAACTGATTATTTGTCAAACAAGATATTTACCGGAAAAAGAGATGGAGTATTTACAATTATTATCTACGAAGCAAGTAGATGGGATTATTCTATGTTCACTAGAAAATCCGTGGGAAGATGTAGAGCCATACTTACAGCACGGTCCAATCGTGTTGTGTAATGAATATATTGAGGAAGCAAATATTCCAACAGTGAAGTTTGATCATGCGCAAGGAGCATACATAGCTGCGAAGCATGTGTTAGATCAAGGATATCGTAATCTTATTTTTTGCCGTGGTAACGAAACCAAAGTCGTTAGCCAGCAGCGAAAAATGGGCTTTTTACGTGCAATAACTGAGAAGAGCCGCCAAGTAGAAGCGATTGACTTTCTTGAAAACGCTTTCTCTTGGGAGGATGGAAAACGAATATTCCATGAAGTATTAAAGGACAAAAAAAATCCTACCGCGATTTTGGCAGGAGGCGATGAGGTAGCAGCTGGAATTATCTCAGAGGCGAAACGCCATAACTGGAGCATTCCAGATGATCTCGCTGTTATCGGTTTTGATAATCAAATATTATCGCAGATTACAGAACCAGGTATTACGACTATTGAACAGCCAATTGATGAAATGGCCCGAAAAGTTGTCGACCTGATGATGGATAAAATCCATACGAAAAATTATCGAAAAAAAGAATTGTATGAGTTTGAACTGGAGCTCTTGGTGAAAGGTTCAACGATGAAGGATAAGATGTTATTAGCCTAGTAGACTATGTCTGCTAGGTTTTTTTCTGTTCACAAACTACTATTCTTCGTGAACGCAATCATCACATTTGTTATGGTATGCTTCGTGCTGCTCATCAATTTCTTTCCCGCAGTGCGCACAAGTTTTCGTCGGTAAATTTCTGAAAAACTCCATTGGTTGATCGATCATGTCAATCCCTCCATTTCCATTTCCATTTCTTACTATCATTGTATTAGTACAAAAAATAAAAGTCAACAACTGTTTTATAACAAAATTGAAAATTAATGAAAAAGTTTAGGAAATGGATTATAGTTAACAATGTAGGATGTAAGTAAAAAACTTTCTCAAGTACGGAGAAAAACTGCATTCCTACTCGGTTTTAGAAAGGATGGATACATATGAAAATGACTGTTGTCGGCTTTTGGGGCGGCTTTCCAGAAGCGGGAGAAGCAACGTCGGGGTATTTGTTTGAACACGATGGTTTTCGTTTACTTGTAGACTGTGGTAGTGGTGTACTAGCACAGCTTCAAAAATATATAACACCATCTGATATAGATGCAGTTGTACTATCGCACTATCATCACGATCATGTTGCAGATATTGGGGTATTGCAATATGCGAGATTAATTACGAGCGCGACAACAAGGCAACTACCAGAACTACCAATATACGGTCATACGTTTGATGAGAATGGTTTCCATTCTTTAACACATGAACCGCATACGAAAGGAATCGCGTACAATCCAGAAGAAACACTTCAAATTGGACCGTTCTCGATTTCATTCTTAAAAACTGTTCATCCTGTTACATGCTTTGCGATGCGCATTACAGCAGGTAGTGATATCGTAGTATACAGCGCTGATTCCAGTTATATTCCTGAGTTTATTCCATTCACGAAAGATGCTGATCTTTTCATTTGTGAGTGTAATATGTATGCACATCAAGAGGCTGCAAAAGCAGGGCATATGAATAGTACAGAAGTAGCAAGTATTGCAAAAGATGCGAATGTAAAAGAACTTTTATTAACGCACTTACCGCATACAGGCAACCCATCTGATTTAGTAACAGAAGCAAAACAAATTTTCAGTGGCCATATTACGCTAGCGCATAGTGGCTACGTATGGAACTCATGAGGTGATACGATGTTATTTATTGATAATAAAGGAATTACAGACCCTAGAATAAACTTAGCGATTGAAGAATATTGTGTGAAGAATTTAGATATTAACGAAACATATTTACTGTTTTACATTAATGAGCCTTCGATTATCATTGGTAAAAACCAAAACACAGTAGAAGAAATTAATGCAGATTACGTAAAAGAAAAAGGTATTCATGTCGTTCGTCGTCTATCAGGCGGAGGCGCAGTATATCATGATTTAGGAAACTTAAACTTCAGCTTTATTACGAAAGATGATGGAGACAGTTTCAGCAACTTCAAAAAATTCACAGAGCCTGTAACGAAAGCGCTTAGTAAATTAGGCGTAAATGCAGAACTAAGTGGTCGTAACGACATTTTAGCTGAAGGTAGAAAAATTTCAGGTAATGCGCAGTTCTCAACGAAAGGTCGTATGTTCAGTCACGGTACGTTACTATTTGACTCTGAAATCGATCACGTCGTATCAGCGTTAAAAGTAAAAATGGATAAAATCCAATCAAAAGGTATTAAATCAATCCGTAGCCGCGTTGCGAACATTACAGAGTTCCTAAACGAAGAAATGACGACAGAGGAGTTTAGACAACTTCTTCTAGAAACAATTTTCGAAGGAGAAACAGAAATCCCAACGTATGAATTAACAGAAAATGATTGGAAAGAGATCCACAAACTTTCTGAAGAACGTTACCAAAATTGGGATTGGAACTACGGAAAATCACCGAAGTTCAACTTACAACATTCACACCGCTTCCCAGTTGGACAAGTTGATGTTCGTCTTGAAGTGAAAAAAGGAACAGTAACAGAATGTAAAATTTACGGCGACTTCTTCGGTTCACTAGATGTTCATGATATCGAAGAGCGTCTAACAGGCGTTCAGTTCGATAAAGATGCATTCACTGCAGCTTTAGAAGGCGTAGATATCGCACGCTACTTCGGTAACATTACAACAGAAGATTTCTTACATTTATTCTTCTAAAAATGAGGGAGGCTGCCATAAAGGCAGCCTCTTTCTTTTTGTAGTTTTGTCGATATAATTCCATTTACCACAAAATGTATACTTACAGGACATCTGCCTCTTATAAAGGAATATATATATGAAAAGGAGGCGAATCGAAATGAAAAGAGTAATGTACGTTATATTATTGCTCAGCTTCGTCATCGGAATGACAGCGTGTAACAGTGGATTGCCCTCAAGTCATACAATTTTGTCTATCGGAAAACCGGCTGAGGATAATGTTATATATTTTACGCATACAGATAACAAACGAAAGATACATGATATACAAGACATGTTTCAAAATAAGAAGTGGAAAAGAAATGAAACATTCAGCACTGTTAATAAAAAGCCAGATGTCGTCTTATCAATAGATGAAAACAACAAAGGGTTACCGACGTTATATGTTACGGTGTATTTTCATGAAGATGGAGCGGACGCTCTTAACTTGCACGGCGAGCATACGACGTTAAATAAAGAGGAACTTAATAAACTTAGAGAAAAGATGAATGCATATTATCCTAAAATGATTTCTGGTCTAGTTTCATAAATTACTTGTAAATAAAATCCCCTTATTTTTCCAAAGTAAACTAAGAGAAGGTGAGCTGTCTATATGCAGTTAATAGAATATCACTTGCCACTTTAATTTTCTTTTAATATAATTAATTTAGAATTTTTAAATATTCTAAATTTTATAAAGGTGGGGTTTTTGTGAATCTCGTTCAATCTTTGGCTGAAACGGCAAAAAAGAAGGGGGATAAACCGGCTTATATATTTATGGATCAGTCGGTCTCATATGACCAATTAAACAAAATGGTCACAAGGTTTTCTAGCAATTTAGCAGAAATGGGCATTGGAAAAGGGGACAATGTCGCATTAGTTGTTGGGAACTCACCACATTTTTTGGTCGGTTTATACGGAACAATGAAAGCCGGAGCAACTGTTATTCCAGTTAATCCAATTTATACAGCAGACGAAATGCATTATATTTTACAAAATGGAGATGTAAAAACAATCATCGTACTCGACGTCCTTCTACCTGTTATACAATCTCTTACAACAAGACTTCCTTCATTAGAAAACATCATCATATGCGAAACCTCATCAGATTTTAACCATACAGAAACCGAAAAAATGAAAACGTTTACTAGTTTTGTGGGGATTGGAGATACAACTTACGAAGGTCCTGAACTAGATGAAGAAGATGTAGCGGTTATCCTATACACTTCGGGCACAACTGGAAAACCGAAAGGCGCTATGTTAACACATAAAAATTTATATAGTAATGCGAGCGATGTGGCTTCGTATTTACAATATACGGCTGATGACCGCGTTGTTGCGGCACTGCCTATGTTCCATGTATTCTGTTTAACAGTTGCGGTAAATGCACCGATTGTGAACGGGGCAACGATTTTAATGTTACCGAAATTTAGTCCGAAAGAAGTATTCCGTATTTGTCGCACGTACGAACCAACGATCTTTGCTGGCGTACCGACGATGTACAATTATTTATATTTATTTGAAGAAGCAAGCGCAGAAGATGTGAAGACGCTTCGTCTTTGTATTTCCGGTGGCGCATCGATGCCTGTTGCTCTTCTACAAAACTTTGAAAAACGTTTTAACGTTATTGTTTCAGAAGGATACGGTTTATCAGAAGCATCACCAGTTACTTGTTTCAATCCGCTAGATCGTCCTCGTAAACCAGGGTCGATTGGCACAAATATTTGGCATGTAGAAAATAAAATTGTAAATGAACTTGGGGAAGAAGTACCTGTCGGCGCAGTCGGCGAATTAATCGTTCGCGGACCTAACGTTATGAAAGGATACTATAATGCACCAGAAGATACAGCTGCGACATTGAAAGACGGCTGGCTATATACAGGTGACTTGGCGAAAATGGATGAAGAAGGTTACTTCTATATCGTTGATCGTAAAAAAGATATCGTCTTAGTTGGCGGTTATAACGTATACCCTCGTGAAGTAGAAGAAGTATTATATACGCACGAATCAGTAGCGGAAGTTGTTGTAATCGGTGTTCCTGATGAAAACTTAGGAGAAGCAGTGCGAGCTTACGTCGTTCTGAAACAAACGAACGTAACAGAAGAAGAACTAATGCATTACTGTACGTTACATTTAGCGAAATATAAAGTGCCGAAAAGCATTGAGTTTTTAATAGAATTACCGAAGAATACGACTGGTAAGTTGTTAAGAAGAGCATTGAGAGAGAAAGCGATGCAAGTGTAAAAATGAGGCAACCATCTTTGAAGGTGGTTGCCTCATTTTTTTGTGCATTGATTAAGCTGTGGTGCCATATATTTAAAGCTTCATATGACCAACAAGGAGGAGATATACATAGAACAGAAGGGATTAACGCTTACGGCGAGTGCAATATCTTATTTGTGAAATTATGGATGAACTCTGAAAATGATAAGAACGGTAATTTTAATCAAAATGGAGTAATGAACCGTGAATCAATGGCTACGGTGTTAGTAAATGCATATAAATTAGAATGGAATGGAAATAGTAAGTTACCAAAAGAATTTGCTGATTTGAAAAATCATTGGGCTCGAAGTATGCCAATATTTTAGTTTAGTAAGAAAATCCAAATTCCAAGTTGACACATATGAATTACAGAAT
This DNA window, taken from Bacillus cereus ATCC 14579, encodes the following:
- a CDS encoding PH domain-containing protein, which produces MNPILTAAKQLLHKEEKILSTLKCSLTGYMITHKVPYPGMLLATNQRLLFFSQYKNTFIAEFDYEKILSIETKRRIFDKKIIFYYEDEYITLGYITSSNVEAFIDLLQRNSKTSTGL
- a CDS encoding GNAT family N-acetyltransferase; this translates as MIRLVKETDAEAIMNIRKEIILSETTTKFFIVSPKKLPNDMNAEREKIRKSNEKGNLYIVYEVDGKVVGFLLFNRYELERLQHAGTMGMGIKEAYCNQGIGTKLIEFLISWAKGQKGLEKICLGVVSVNDRAIKVYKRMGFVEEGRQRKQIKYEDGSYGDDVLMGFYIE
- a CDS encoding LacI family DNA-binding transcriptional regulator; amino-acid sequence: MSTIEDVAKLAGLSRTTVSRVINNHPYVSDEKKKRVQLAMKHLGFVPNSAARRLRKQKTETIAVLVPRITNPFFSRFIEAIEIAASEHKYKLIICQTRYLPEKEMEYLQLLSTKQVDGIILCSLENPWEDVEPYLQHGPIVLCNEYIEEANIPTVKFDHAQGAYIAAKHVLDQGYRNLIFCRGNETKVVSQQRKMGFLRAITEKSRQVEAIDFLENAFSWEDGKRIFHEVLKDKKNPTAILAGGDEVAAGIISEAKRHNWSIPDDLAVIGFDNQILSQITEPGITTIEQPIDEMARKVVDLMMDKIHTKNYRKKELYEFELELLVKGSTMKDKMLLA
- the yhfH gene encoding protein YhfH; its protein translation is MIDQPMEFFRNLPTKTCAHCGKEIDEQHEAYHNKCDDCVHEE
- a CDS encoding MBL fold metallo-hydrolase, with the protein product MKMTVVGFWGGFPEAGEATSGYLFEHDGFRLLVDCGSGVLAQLQKYITPSDIDAVVLSHYHHDHVADIGVLQYARLITSATTRQLPELPIYGHTFDENGFHSLTHEPHTKGIAYNPEETLQIGPFSISFLKTVHPVTCFAMRITAGSDIVVYSADSSYIPEFIPFTKDADLFICECNMYAHQEAAKAGHMNSTEVASIAKDANVKELLLTHLPHTGNPSDLVTEAKQIFSGHITLAHSGYVWNS
- a CDS encoding lipoate--protein ligase, which encodes MLFIDNKGITDPRINLAIEEYCVKNLDINETYLLFYINEPSIIIGKNQNTVEEINADYVKEKGIHVVRRLSGGGAVYHDLGNLNFSFITKDDGDSFSNFKKFTEPVTKALSKLGVNAELSGRNDILAEGRKISGNAQFSTKGRMFSHGTLLFDSEIDHVVSALKVKMDKIQSKGIKSIRSRVANITEFLNEEMTTEEFRQLLLETIFEGETEIPTYELTENDWKEIHKLSEERYQNWDWNYGKSPKFNLQHSHRFPVGQVDVRLEVKKGTVTECKIYGDFFGSLDVHDIEERLTGVQFDKDAFTAALEGVDIARYFGNITTEDFLHLFF
- a CDS encoding fatty acid--CoA ligase family protein, yielding MNLVQSLAETAKKKGDKPAYIFMDQSVSYDQLNKMVTRFSSNLAEMGIGKGDNVALVVGNSPHFLVGLYGTMKAGATVIPVNPIYTADEMHYILQNGDVKTIIVLDVLLPVIQSLTTRLPSLENIIICETSSDFNHTETEKMKTFTSFVGIGDTTYEGPELDEEDVAVILYTSGTTGKPKGAMLTHKNLYSNASDVASYLQYTADDRVVAALPMFHVFCLTVAVNAPIVNGATILMLPKFSPKEVFRICRTYEPTIFAGVPTMYNYLYLFEEASAEDVKTLRLCISGGASMPVALLQNFEKRFNVIVSEGYGLSEASPVTCFNPLDRPRKPGSIGTNIWHVENKIVNELGEEVPVGAVGELIVRGPNVMKGYYNAPEDTAATLKDGWLYTGDLAKMDEEGYFYIVDRKKDIVLVGGYNVYPREVEEVLYTHESVAEVVVIGVPDENLGEAVRAYVVLKQTNVTEEELMHYCTLHLAKYKVPKSIEFLIELPKNTTGKLLRRALREKAMQV